The DNA sequence TATGAAACCATGGCAATGTACAACTATGTGAAAGCAAATGAATATGACAAAGCCGTAGCCATCTACAGATGGTTTATGCCATTGCTGGAACTCGATATCCACCCAAAACTTATTCAGTATATCAAACTGGCTGCTACAGCAGAAGGAATAAGCAATCCGTATGTAAGAGCTCCACGTCTGGAACTTCATGGAGAGGAAGCTGAAAGAATTCAAAAGATTATTGAAGAAGGCAGAGTGAATCGTCCGAAACTACTAACTCCGGAAATACAGATATGATAGAAGAAACATCACCACAAAATATTGATAGAAGAATTCAGATGGCGGTAGAAGCTTATCAGTTCCTGAAGAATACCACTGTAAAAGAACGGGCTGCCTTCATGAACACCGTTGCCGATCAAATTGAAGCACTGGGAGAAGAACTTTTGACAACGGCTCATACTGAAACATCACTGCCTTTAGCCAGACTTACTGGTGAAAAAGCAAGAACAACAGGACAATGGAGAAGCTATGCCAAAGCGGTAGCCACCGGAATATATACAGAACCAAGAATTAATCTTGCCCAATCTGACAAACAAAAAGGAGACATCCGAAAATACAATGTGGGTATAGGACCTGTAGTTGTTTTCGGAGCAAGTAATTTCCCGTTTGCTTTTTCTACAGCAGGCGGTGATACGGCAAGTGCTATTGGAGCAGGTTGTCCTGTTATTGTAAAAGCTCATCCGGCTCACCCTAAAACCTCTCAGCTCATGGCTGATGCTATAACAGCAGCCGTGAAAGAATGTGGCTGGCCTGAAGGAATCTTCAGCCATATTACCGGAATATCCCATGACATCGGGGCTTATTTAGTTAAGCATAAAGAGATCAGAGCTGTTGCATTTACCGGTTCATTTGCCGGAGGAAAAGCGTTGTTCGATATGGCGAGTCACCGTGAAGATCCTATTCCTGTTTTCGCAGAAATGGGCAGTATCAATCCAATATTTGCCCTGCCGGATTTGCTTGAAAACAGAGCAGAAGCATTCGCTAAAGAATATCTTTCATCCTTAACATTAGGAGTGGGGCAATTCTGTACCAATCCGGGAGTATGTATTGCTCTTAAAGGAGAATCTCTGGACCGTTTTATCATTACCCTGAAAAATGAAATTCAGACAGCCATTCCCGCAAAGATGCTTCACAGAGGAATTTATGAAAGTTTTGAAAAACATAAGACCTTTGCAGCAGAACAGCCTGAAGTACAAATTATTGCAACAGCAGATACAGAAATTAATGAAGGGTACGGACGTGCTATGGTGATAGAAACCAACGCCAAAAACTTCATGAAAAATCCTGTACTAAGTGAAGAGGTTTTCGGACCTTTTGGTATCATTGTAACTTGCGAAACCCAGGAAGAGATGACGGAAATCGCTAAACAACTGAAAGGACAGTTAACAATTACCGTAGCAGCTACCGATGAAGATGCCCGTAATCATTTTATGCTTATTAATCTTCTGAAGGATAAATGTGGAAGGTTACTCTTCAACGGAATGCCTACAGGAGTAGAAGTTGTTTATGCCATGCAACACGGAGGCCCTTTTCCTTCCACTACTGATTCCCGTTTTACCTCCGTAGGACCGGATGCTGTAAAGAGGTTTATCCGTCCTATTTCTTTCCAAAACTGGCCGGATGAATTTTTGCCCGAAGAACTGAGGAATGAAAATCCGTTACAGATCAGCAGAATAGTCGATGGAGAAGTCAATTCAGAATCATTAAAATTACAAACCACATGAACAGAACATTTTTTTGTATAGATTCACATACCTGTGGATGTCCCGTACGTCTTGTTGCAGGAGGAGGTCCTATTCTAAAAGGAAAATCCATGATGGAACGTCGCCTTCATTTTATGAAAGAATACGACTGGATCCGGAAAGGGCTCATGTTTGAACCCCGTGGCCATGATATGATGAGTGGAAGTATTTTGTATCCGCCTTTTGACGAAGAAAACGATATCGGAGTTTTATATATTGAAACCAGCGGATGTCTTCCCATGTGCGGACACGGAACGATAGGCACAGTAACCATTGCCATAGAAGAAGGTTTGATTTTTCCTAAAATTCCCGGCAAGCTGCGCCTGGAAACACCGGCAGGACTTATTCTTATTGATTATATACAGGAAGGCAAAAAAGTAATCTCTGTAAAACTGACCAATGTAAAATCCTTTCTGTATGCTGAAAATCTGGAAGTTGATTGTCCGGATCTCGGAGTAATAAAAGCGGATGTAGCTTATGGAGGAAACTTTTATGCGATTATAGATCCTCAGGAAAATTTCAGCGATATTTCCGATTTTACAGCCAGCCAACTTATTCATTATGGAAAGATGATCAGAAAATTACTCAATGACAAGTATGAATTTATTCATCCTGAAAATGAACACATTACCGGATTAAGCCATATTCAATGGACAGGCAATCCTACAGATCCTGAAGCAAGCGGGCGAAATGCTGTTTTAGTGGGAGAGAATGCTTTGGACCGTTCACCATGCGGAACAGGTACCTCTGCAAGAATGGCTCAATGGTATGCTAAAGGAAAATTAAAAGAAGACGAAGAGTTTATCCATGAAAGCTATATCGGATCCCAGTTTATCGGGAGAATTGAAGGAACGGCTACTGTTGGCGGTAAACCGGCAATTATCCCTTCAGTAGAAGGCTGGGCAAGAATCACCGGTTATAATCATATTATTATTGATGATGAAGATCCTTATTGGCAGGGATTTCAGGTTATGTAAACACACATATGACACAGAATAAAGGAAAAGCACTCATTATTGGTGCAGGAATAGCAGGATTGAGCTCCGCCTATTACCTTTTAGAGAAAGGCTGGAGTGTAGAAATTCTGGAGCAGAACGATCTTACCAACAATTGTTCTTATGGCAATGCAGGAATGATTGTACCCAGCCACTTTACTCCGTTAGCAGCACCAGGTGTTGTGGCACAAGGAATCCGCTGGATGTTTGATAGCAAAAGTCCGTTTTATGTAAGGCCTTCATTGAATTCTGATCTTTTTTCCTGGGGGATAAAATTCTTAAAACACTCCAACCAAAAGCATGTGGACCGCTCAGCAACAGCCATCAGAGACCTTAATCTGGCGAGCAGCATCCTCTACAACGAGATTGCCTCAAAGAATGAATTTGATTTTGAGCTTAATCAGAATGGCATTTTAATGCTTTATAAAACAGAGAAAGTTGCAGAAGAAGAGATAGAGCTTGCTCACAAAGCAACCAGGATGGGATTACCCGTTGATATTCTGGATAAAAAAGATATTCAGGAACTTGAACCCAATGTTCAATTGGATGTTATCGGAGGGGTCAATTACAAATGTGATGGCCACATGAATCCCATGAAACTGATGAAGCAGATGATCTCTTATCTTAAAAATAAGGGCGTCATTTTTCATACTCATCATAAAGTAACAGGTTTTGAAACATCAGGAAGCATGATTAAAGCCATCATTGCCAATGATAAAAAGTTTACAGCAGACCGTTTCTTCATGACCGGAGGCTCATTTCTCCCTGAACTGGCTCAGAAGGCAGGAATCAAAATTCAGTTAATGCCAGGAAAAGGATATTCTTTCATGCATACCCCTGAAAATCCGGTCAATACCCTAAACCATGCTGCTTTATTACTGGAAGCAAGAGTGGCTGTAACTCCTATGAATGGGCAGATCCGTTTCGGTGGAACGATGGAACTGGCTTCCCATCATGATAAAATTAACATGAAAAGAGTAGAAGGTATCGTCCGGTCTATTCCTCAATATTTACCTGACTTTCAGATTGAAAAACCCAAAGAATCTGAAATCTGGTTCGGCTACAGACCCTGTGCTCCGGATGGGCTGCCTTATCTGGGACAGTCTTCCAAACTCAAAAACCTGATTATTGCAGGCGGCGGTGGTATGATGGGTTTAAGTTTAGGACCCATCTTTGGAAAAACAGTGTCAGAACTTGCCAATGACCAAAAGCCAACGGTTGAGATAAAGATATTCAACCCTGAAAGATTTAATTAAAAAACATCACATAAAACACAAAATTAAGCCAAAAACAATTTGATTATTCAAATAATTTATTAACAACCAAATCCAAAATTTATGAAAAAATTTAAATTACTAGTACTTGTTTCCCTGTTTCCAATAATAGGTTTTGCGCAAGAAAACAGACCTCGTGAGTGTAAAGCAGATGAAATGATGAAAAAACATTTTGAACTGCACCCTAAATCTAAGGCTGAATATGAAAATTTTGAGAAATACACCCAAGATTTCGTAAGAAAAATGGGATCAGACAAAAATTCATCGAATAATAGGATCAACAATCCAACCTACATCATCCCTGTGGTTTTTCATGTGTATGGAGAATCTCAGAGTAATGTAAAAGTAAATTACCAAAAAGTAGTTGATTTACTGGAACAAATCAACTTAAATTTCAATGGAATTAACACGGATTCAAATACTGTGGATCCTGATTTCCAATCTATCAGATCAGCATTAAGTATTGAATTCCGATTAGCTAAAATTGATCCAACCGGAAAAGCAACAAGCGGAGTGGTATTTCACCCTTTCAAAGGGGGATATGGCAACGGAGGTGGATATGATGCACAAATTGGCACAGATGCATGGGATAATATAAAGTATATGAATGTGTATATTCAAAATGACCTATATGCTAATAAAGATTTATATCAATCAGGAGTTGCCTGGTATCCGGATTCATACATGACTTCAGTAAATACAGCCAGAGTTGTTTATAATGGACGTTATATATTTAATGCTGCAGGAACAGTGGCTTCAAACGAGTTTTCTGATACATTTACTCATGAATTCGGGCATTGGTTAAATCTTCAACACACATTTAACGTTCCATGTTCAACTGCAAACCCCACTAATGATGGTGATGGAGTTGCTGACACCCCTGTAGAAAATACTTCTTCCGGATTAGGATGTTCAGCTGGAAACAATTGTCTTGGACAAAAAGTAAACGTTGAAAACTATATGGGATACAATGGTTCTTCCGGTTGTTATAAAATGTTTACCAATGGACAGGTTAACAGAATGCTGGCTGCATTAAACCATCCTTCGCGAATGAATTTATGGCAGCCTGCCAACTTAGCCGCAACCGGAGTTGCCAATACTCCACCTAGATTAACCCTTAGCAACAGTACATTTACAGAGAACTTAAACAATAATGGAGCGGTGTCATTAGATGGAACAGTAGCATCTGCCCCTACATCAACGATTACGCTAAAAGGAGCAACATTTGCCGTACCCAATGGAACAAATCTTACTGCAGGAACACATTTCACTTCTTCATTACCAGCAGGATTAACAGCAGCTATAGCGGTTACAAGCCCTACTACTGCTACACTTACCATAAATGGTGCGGCAACCAGTCATCCTAAAAGTCAGGTCCTGAATTCATCAATTACGTTCCTGAATCCGGCTATAACAGGAGGCATAACTTCATTAGGATCGACGACAGCTCTGGCATTAACTTTTTCTTACAAAGATCCCTATAAAATAGTTACAGGAACTCCTCTGGAAAGTTATGCCAACCCAACACCAACAACAGTAACCACCAACTCCGGGGCAACTTGGAAATATTTTATCATTAACCCGGAGCTTAGTGATGATGCAGGGTATGGCGCCTGGTACTATGGAGCCAATCAATTAAAATTGGAAACTTATTGGAAAGGATTAGTTTGCCAAACAGGAACACGAAATATCAGTTTAATTCCGGCTTGCACCACTATAACTAATGCAAATAATATAGGTTACCCAATTGGTACTCCCGGACAACTTGACGTGTACACTCCTACATACACTAACTGGTCTGGCCAAACCGCTTATGTTGGTTTTAGAAACCAATTCGAGGGCTATAATATTAACGGCTATTTCAAACTAACTGTTGGGGCCAATGGTTCAGGTTATTCTGTCAGTGAGTTTAGATACAATACACAGCCAAATGGCAGTATTACAACCCCTTGTGCATTATCATTATCCACTACAGACGTTGATACAGCAAACTCAGAAACTTCTATCTATCCAAATCCGGTTTCTGATGTATTAAATATTAAAACAAAAGGGAACATCAAATCAATTTCTGTTTATGATATGTTTGGAAGAAAAATGAATGCTAAAGTTACGGGGGATAAAGTTGATGTTAAACACTTCCTAAGCGGAACTTATTTAATTGATATTGAAACTTCTTTAGGGAAATCTTCACAAAAATTCATTAAAAAATAGGATCAAACGCTAAGAAACGAACAAGCTGTATTCTTGATATAAACTTTTTAAATAACAAAACACTTTTCTCAGAAATATGAATAATAGCTTAGTATTCATATGCAGTTGATTGGGCTTCATTGTAAGCCCAATTTTTTATTATATAGGTTCAGTTTCTGGTTTATTTGTGTACTTTTATTCTGTAATTACAATTCCAATGCATTATAAAAACGACACCATCATCATCCGCGAATTTACACCTGAAGAATTTCCTTTGTTTTCCACTCTTTTTGAAAATGAGAATGTTACCCGCTATCTGCCTTATAAAACTCCTGAAGAATATAAAGAAATGTTCGACAAAGCAGTGGCAGATTATGAAACAGGACCCTTCAGCAGATGGGGAATATTCAACACTCAGAATAATGATTTTGTAGGAATGTGCCTGGCCAGAATCTTCCTTGATAATCCGAACCAGCTGGAAATAGGATATACTTTAGGAGAAAATTACTGGGGAAAAGGTCTTGGAACTGAGGTTTGTAAAGCGCTTGTTGAGTATTGTTTATCATTAAATCATCACAAAGATATCGTTGCTGTAACCGATCTTGATAATATAGGTTCTCAGAAAGTTCTTCTGAACAACAAGTTTAAAAGAATTGAAAACCTAAAACGGGAAGATAGAGAACTGGCTTACTTTATATTACAGAAATAGTAACAGATCCTGATCCTTAGAACCGGAGGTCCGCAAATTCCCCTCCTTTGGAGGGGTGGCGAAAATTCAAAGAATTTTTGACGGGGTGGTTTTCAACTTTCACTATTAACATCCCTTTTGTAAGTGAGCTACATCAAAGCCTTCCACGGAAAACATTTCATTTATCAGATATTTATCATAACTTGCAGAAATTATGATGTCAAAACGTTGCAAATACGCGCTTAAAGCAATGGTCAGATTAGCAAGGAATTATAACCAGGGCTTTCTGCCAACCTCTGTTATTGCACAAGATGAGAACATCCCGAAAAAATTTCTTGAACAAATCCTTCTTGAACTTAAAAGAGCCAAACTTGTCAACAGCAAACAGGGCAAAGTAGGAGGGTACTATTTACTGAAATCACCCGATGAAGTTTCACTAGCAGACATTTACCGCATTTTTGACGGCCCAATTGCATTAACTCCATGTGTCTCTTTAAACTTTTACGAAGCTTGTGATGATTGTGTAGATGAAGCAGTCTGTTACCTCAGAAAAGAATTAATGATCGTTCGTGAAAAGACCAGAACAAGCATGATGGAGGCTACTCTGACTAAGTTTATTACTCAAGAATAAATTTTTTTTATTTAAATCCTACTATTTTGATAGGAGTTATAGAATTTTGTATATATTTGCAGGACTTAAATCTCAATTCAAAATGGAAAACAGTCTGAAAAATGAATACGAAAACCTTTTGAGAGAGGCTGCTGAAGCTTCTTTTCAAACTAATGGACTGCAAATACTGGCTGAAAGATTTCCGGATAAAGTGATCTTTTCAACCAGCTTCAGTTACGAAGATCAGGTGATCACTCATCTGATAAAAGATTTAAATATTGAAATTTTTACCCTGGATACAGGAAGGCTTTTTGAGCAGACCTACGAAACCTGGACTTCCACAAAAGCTTTCTTCAAAAAGAACATCAAAGCCTATTATCCGGATATGGAAGAGCTCAGAGAGTTTGTAACTGAAAACGGGCCTGATTCTTTTTATCAGTCTGTTGAAAAAAGGAAAGCGTGCTGTAACATCCGTAAGGTTCATCCATTAAGAAAAGCACTGAAAGGTTATAAAGTATGGATTACCGGTCTTAGATCCGAACATTCCCCAAACCGGCAGAATATGCCCCAGCTGGAATGGGATCAGGATAATAAGATCATAAAATTCCATCCCATCCTTCACTGGACAACAGAACAGGTGACAGAATACGTGAAAAATCATCATTTACCCTACAATCACCTTCACAAGAAAGGATTTGTAAGCATAGGATGTGAACCCTGTACCAGGGCGATTAAAGAAGGGGAAGATTTCAGGGCAGGGCGATGGTGGTGGGAAGATGCCAACAAAAAAGAATGCGGTCTGCATATTCATCAATAAAAAAGAAAAACATGTCAATACAGCAGTTAAACTATTTAGATCAGTTAGAAGCCGAATCTATTTATATATTAAGAGAAGTAGCAGGCCAATTTGAACGTCCGGCTTTATTATTCAGTGGAGGGAAAGACAGTATTGTACTGGCTCACCTGGCAAGGAAAGCATTTTTTCACGGGAAAATCCCTTTCACATTTGTTCATGTGGACACAGGGCACAACTTTCCGGAGGTGTTGGATTTCCGTGATCAGCTGGTAAAGCAGTTAGATGTTAATCTTGCTGTGAGAAAAGTGGAAGACACTATCAAAAGTAAAAAACTCACCGAGGCTAAAGGTAAATTTCCAAGCAGAAACTGGCTGCAAACCTATACACTTCTTGATACCATTGAAGAATTTGAATTTGATGCCTGTATCGGAGGAGCCAGAAGAGACGAAGAAAAAGCCCGCGCCAAGGAAAGAATATTTTCAGTTCGTGATGAATTCGGACAATGGGATCCCAAACTTCAGCGTCCTGAGTTGTGGAATATCTTTAACGGAAAAATCCACAAAGGAGAAAATGTAAGAGTTTTCCCTATCAGCAACTGGACAGAACTTGATATCTGGAATTATATCCGAAGAGAAAAAATTGAACTTCCTTCTATTTATTTCTCGCATGAAAGGGAAGTGGTAGATTTTAACGGCCAGTGGCTTGCCAATTCTTCACATGTTGTATTAGAACCTGAAGATATCATCACTACCAAAAAAATACGCTACCGTACCGTAGGAGACATGACCTGTACCGCAGCAGTAGAATCCAATGCAGTGACAATAGATGCCGTAATTGAAGAAATTGTAGCGACCAGAATTTCAGAACGTGGGGAAACAAGAATTGACGACAGAGTGACAGAAGCCGCTATGGAGGACAGAAAAAAAGGAGGCTACTTTTAGATAAGCAATCAGCAATGAGTAATAAGTAATAGAACAGACAACTTTACTCCTTAACGACAGAACATTACTCATTGCCCCATTACTCATTATTTATAATTAAAATCGGATGGATATATTAAGATTTATAACAGCAGGAAGCGTAGATGACGGAAAAAGTACCCTTATCGGCAGACTGCTTTACGATAGCAAAAGTATTTTGCAGGACCAGTTGGAAGTTCTTGAAAAACATTCCAAAAATAAAAATGAAGATGGGGTAGACCTTGCCCTTTTAACGGATGGTCTTCGCGCAGAAAGAGAACAGGGAATCACCATTGATGTTGCCTACCGTTATTTTTCAACAGCAAAAAGAAAATTTATCATCGCTGATGCACCCGGCCACGTGCAGTATACGCGTAATATGATTACCGGAGCATCAAACTCTGATCTGATGGTTATCCTGATCGATGCAAGAAAAGGAGTGATTGAACAGACCAAAAGACATTCTATCATCGCTTCTTTATTACAATTAAAGAAAGTGGCTGTAGCCATCAATAAAATGGATATGGTAGATTATTCGGAAGAAGTTTTTGAATCCATTAAATCTGAATATTCAAAAATTGCAGAAAATCTGGGATTAAACGATGTCACTTATTTCCCCATTTCAGCATTGAAAGGAGATAATATCGTTTCAAAATCCTCCAGAACAGATTGGTACAAAGGAAATTCACTTCTTGAATATCTTGAAGAAGTAACCCTGAATGAAGAAAAAAACAATGGAAACCGTTTTCAGGTTCAGTATGTTATTCGTCCTCAGACCGAAGAACTGCACGATTACAGAGGATACGCCGGACAAATATTAAGTGGAAAATTCACAAAAGGAGACAAAATCCATATTCTTCCGGCAGATCTCACCACTGAAATTACTAAAATTGAGATCAATGGTATTGAAAAAGAAGAAGCTTTTGAAGGGCAGCCTGCAGTGATCCATCTTGCTCATGATGTAGATGTCAGCAGAGGAGATATTTTTGTCACGGCAGAACAGATTCCAGCTGTTGAAAAAGACCTTCAGGTTTTGTTATGCTGGCTTGATCAGAAACCGTTACAGCCAGGGAATAAATACCTTCTGCAGCAGAATAGCAGACTTGTGAAAGCAATTGTTAAAGAGGTAGATTACAAGATCAATGTTAACACCCTGATCCATGAACAGGCAGACAGCGAAATTAAACTGAATGAAATTGTAAAAGTTACCCTGCGAACGGCACAGCCTTTGGTCTATGACAGCTTTACCCATAATAAAACAACGGGTTCTGCCATTTTGGTGGATGAAACGTCCAATTCAACGGTAGCAGCCTGTATAATTCAATAAAAAAATGGCAATTTCCGATCAATTAACGCAAAGAATTCATCAGACCAAACAAAATAGTAATCATGGATTCTTTGATAAAATAAAGACCAAAAGATGGGTTAAGGATTTGTATGAAACACTTTTCCTTCCTCAGAATGATAATACTGAAGATCAGCTGAAAAGAAGTTTTGAAGCGCTGCGGGAAACTCTTTCAGAACAGATCAATACCGTAACAGGTGATCAGGACAGTACTGACAAACAGGTGAATCAGTTTTTTGAATCCCTGCCTGACCTTTATGATCAGTTGGTACTGGATGCAAAATCTATTGTAGAATTTGATCCTGCGGCCGATTCTCTGGAAGAGGTCTATCTGGCATATCCCGGCTTTTTTGCTACTTATGTCTATCGTATTTCGCACCAGTTATGGAGTCAGAAAGTGAAAATAGTACCACGCGTCATTTCAGAGTATGCCCACAGCAAAACAGGAATTGATATTCACCCGGGAGCCACCATTGGAAAATCTTTTTTTATTGACCATGGGACAGGAATTGTAATCGGGGAGACAACGGTCATCGGGAATAATGTAAAAATCTATCAGGGAGTGACCCTAGGAGCCTTGAATGTTTCCAAAGAAAAAGCCCATCAGAAAAGGCATCCTAATATTGAAGATGATGTGATTATCTATTCTGGAGCAACCATTTTGGGTGGTGAAACTACCATAGGCAGAGAAAGCATTATCGGAGGAAATGTCTGGATAACACAGGATGTTCCAGCCAATTCATTGGTTTACCATAAAAGTGAAATAAAAATAAAGGATAATACTTCATTACCGGAATCATTAACCTTTGTCATTTAAAAAAACAAAAAAATAAAGATATGAGATTTCAGAACGCATTAGAAACGATTGGAAATACTCCCGTCGTAAAAATTAATAAATTATTCAATTCAGATCACGAAATCTGGATTAAACTTGAAAAAAGCAACCCTGGCGGAAGCATCAAAGACAGAATTGGCCTAGCCATGATTGAAGATGCAGAAGCAAAAGGATTATTAAATAAAGACAGCACTATCATAGAACCTACCAGCGGAAATACAGGAATAGGTCTTGCATTGGTGGCGGCAGTAAAAGGATATAAACTGATTCTTGTAATGCCCGAAAGCATGAGTATAGAACGCCGTAAAATTATGGAAGCTTACGGTGCCGAATTTGTGCTTACTCCACGAGAAAAAGGAATGAAGGGTGCTATCGAGAAAGCTAATGAATTGGCCGAAGAAACACCCAATTCATGGATTCCAAGACAGTTTGATAACCCTGCCAATGTAAAAGTTCATGTTGAGACGACTGCTCAGGAAATTTTAAAAGACTTCCCGGATGGGCTCGACTATATCATTACCGGAGTAGGAACCGGAGGACATATCACCGGAATTGCAAAAACCGTCAAAGAAAAATATCCTAACGTAAAAGTATTCGCCGTAGAACCGGAATTATCTCCTGTTTTAAGCGGAGGAAGTCCTGCGCCACATCCATTACAGGGATTAGG is a window from the Chryseobacterium indologenes genome containing:
- the epsC gene encoding serine O-acetyltransferase EpsC: MAISDQLTQRIHQTKQNSNHGFFDKIKTKRWVKDLYETLFLPQNDNTEDQLKRSFEALRETLSEQINTVTGDQDSTDKQVNQFFESLPDLYDQLVLDAKSIVEFDPAADSLEEVYLAYPGFFATYVYRISHQLWSQKVKIVPRVISEYAHSKTGIDIHPGATIGKSFFIDHGTGIVIGETTVIGNNVKIYQGVTLGALNVSKEKAHQKRHPNIEDDVIIYSGATILGGETTIGRESIIGGNVWITQDVPANSLVYHKSEIKIKDNTSLPESLTFVI
- the cysK gene encoding cysteine synthase A, encoding MRFQNALETIGNTPVVKINKLFNSDHEIWIKLEKSNPGGSIKDRIGLAMIEDAEAKGLLNKDSTIIEPTSGNTGIGLALVAAVKGYKLILVMPESMSIERRKIMEAYGAEFVLTPREKGMKGAIEKANELAEETPNSWIPRQFDNPANVKVHVETTAQEILKDFPDGLDYIITGVGTGGHITGIAKTVKEKYPNVKVFAVEPELSPVLSGGSPAPHPLQGLGAGFVPSILDITLLDGVITVGKEEAYEYALNAAKKEGLFVGVSTGAALAAIAKHLPEIPPNAKILTINYDTGERYLSVEGLF